In Firmicutes bacterium ASF500, a single genomic region encodes these proteins:
- the mglC gene encoding Galactoside transport system permease protein MglC: MEKVNSFNPKKFVSDNAIILLVVLLAIFTAFNSDNFVSQSNFKNLIINMAPRFIIACGVSGCLITKGTDLSAGRQVGLAACVSAMLLQQMDYAAKMFPDLPDIPWPVAMVIVMAVMAVFGAINGSVIAYLKVPPFIATLGMQLVVYGICSISTGNQPMGGYKKSYLGVASGTLKTGVQDLTGADLTDNPIGKALDFVPYLAIFAVLVGLFIWFLYNKTRHGKYMYAIGGNESAAQVAGVNVPATIIRIYVLASILYGLAGFLVGAKAGGASTATAYGYELEAIAACTIGGVSANGGVGRVSGVLVGVLVFEILKICLQFLRLDPAYTFVAQGLVIIVAVALDLRKYLAKK; this comes from the coding sequence ATGGAGAAAGTCAATTCATTCAACCCGAAAAAGTTCGTTTCGGACAACGCCATCATCCTGCTGGTCGTGCTGCTGGCTATCTTTACGGCCTTTAACTCTGACAACTTCGTCAGTCAGAGCAACTTCAAAAACCTGATTATCAACATGGCCCCCCGATTCATCATCGCCTGCGGCGTGTCCGGCTGTCTGATTACCAAGGGCACCGACCTGTCCGCCGGCCGTCAGGTGGGCCTGGCCGCCTGCGTGTCCGCCATGCTGCTCCAGCAAATGGACTACGCCGCCAAAATGTTCCCCGATCTGCCCGACATCCCCTGGCCTGTGGCCATGGTCATCGTCATGGCCGTGATGGCTGTCTTCGGCGCGATCAACGGCAGCGTCATCGCCTATCTGAAGGTCCCCCCCTTCATCGCGACCCTGGGTATGCAGCTGGTGGTCTATGGTATCTGCTCCATCTCCACCGGCAACCAGCCTATGGGCGGCTATAAGAAGAGCTATCTGGGCGTAGCCAGCGGCACTCTCAAGACCGGCGTCCAGGACCTGACCGGCGCTGACCTGACCGACAATCCCATCGGCAAAGCGCTGGACTTTGTGCCCTATCTGGCGATTTTCGCCGTCCTCGTGGGCCTGTTCATCTGGTTCCTGTATAACAAGACCCGCCACGGCAAGTATATGTACGCCATCGGCGGCAACGAGTCCGCCGCCCAGGTGGCCGGCGTCAACGTCCCCGCCACCATCATCCGCATCTATGTGCTGGCCTCCATCCTGTACGGCCTGGCCGGCTTCCTGGTGGGCGCCAAGGCCGGCGGCGCCTCCACCGCCACCGCCTACGGCTATGAGCTGGAGGCCATCGCCGCCTGTACCATCGGCGGCGTGTCCGCCAACGGCGGCGTCGGCCGCGTGTCCGGCGTTCTGGTTGGCGTTCTGGTCTTCGAGATTTTGAAGATCTGCCTCCAGTTCCTGCGCCTGGACCCCGCCTACACCTTCGTGGCCCAGGGCCTGGTCATCATCGTGGCCGTCGCCCTCGACCTGCGCAAGTATCTGGCGAAGAAGTAA
- the rhaR_4 gene encoding HTH-type transcriptional activator RhaR, with translation MEEYRVLLADDEEEIRTGISRKIDWPRLGFSLVGEAGNGEEALELAEQLRPDVVLTDIKMPFMDGLELCRRLRQSLPAAKLVVFSGFDDFEYARQAVSMGVSEYILKPINAPELTAVLTKLREQLDRQRLERRDMETLRRRYEESLPVLRELFYTRLLSGQLSPEQIRDRAVRYEIDLPQGLWTAALVHADAPGDGGDAGRDELLLLSAQSFLEEHFSLDGCTARAVLFGDVIALLVRLSGPDRAYPLLGELVRLSLLSQSYLGIPLAAGVGLPCQGPEELHRSVAGARSALDYRALMGGGRVIYIGDLEPQSTAALPFEEEDQRALSAAIKLGTPEQVEQVVRGLMDRLKQAGLSLSKCHLFLLELVTCLVRLTRSGGVEVEAVFGANFTGAVSISDFSSLEELGRWLGERCLKLHALLGKQRTDSTWRLVEQAKTYIAGHYADGDLSVETLCSHIHLSPTYFSTLFKREMGLSFTAYVTQVRMEEAARLLRETDEKTYRVAERTGYADPNYFSYVFKKQFGLSPSKFRAGLKN, from the coding sequence ATGGAGGAATACCGTGTTTTGCTGGCCGACGACGAGGAGGAGATCCGCACCGGCATCAGCCGGAAGATCGACTGGCCCCGGCTGGGCTTCTCCCTGGTGGGGGAGGCGGGCAACGGGGAGGAGGCCCTGGAGCTGGCTGAGCAGCTGCGCCCCGACGTGGTGCTCACCGACATTAAGATGCCCTTTATGGACGGGCTGGAGCTGTGCCGCCGCCTGCGGCAGTCCCTCCCGGCGGCCAAGCTGGTGGTCTTCTCCGGCTTTGACGACTTTGAGTACGCCCGTCAGGCGGTGAGCATGGGGGTGTCGGAGTACATCCTAAAGCCCATCAACGCCCCGGAGCTGACGGCGGTGCTGACCAAGCTGCGGGAGCAGCTGGACCGGCAGCGGCTGGAGCGCCGGGATATGGAGACCCTCCGCCGCCGGTATGAGGAAAGCCTGCCCGTCCTCCGGGAGCTGTTCTACACCCGGCTGCTCAGCGGCCAGCTGAGCCCCGAGCAGATCCGGGACCGGGCCGTCCGGTATGAGATCGACCTGCCTCAGGGGCTGTGGACCGCCGCCCTGGTCCACGCCGACGCCCCCGGGGACGGAGGGGACGCCGGCCGGGACGAGCTGCTTCTCCTCTCCGCCCAGTCCTTCCTGGAGGAGCATTTCTCTCTGGATGGCTGCACCGCCCGGGCGGTGCTCTTCGGCGACGTGATCGCCCTGCTGGTCCGGCTGTCCGGGCCCGACCGGGCCTACCCCCTGCTGGGGGAGCTGGTGCGGCTGAGTCTTCTGTCCCAGAGCTATCTGGGCATCCCCCTGGCCGCCGGGGTGGGCCTGCCCTGCCAGGGGCCGGAGGAGCTCCACCGCAGCGTGGCCGGGGCCCGCTCCGCCCTGGATTACCGGGCCCTGATGGGGGGCGGACGGGTCATCTACATCGGCGACCTGGAGCCCCAGTCCACCGCCGCCCTCCCCTTCGAGGAGGAGGACCAGCGTGCCCTGTCCGCCGCCATCAAGCTGGGCACCCCGGAGCAGGTGGAGCAGGTGGTCCGGGGACTGATGGACCGGCTGAAGCAGGCGGGGCTGTCCCTGTCCAAGTGCCACCTGTTTCTTCTGGAGCTGGTCACCTGCCTGGTCCGCCTCACCCGCTCCGGCGGGGTGGAGGTGGAGGCGGTCTTTGGGGCCAACTTCACCGGGGCGGTGTCCATCTCCGACTTCTCCAGCCTGGAGGAGCTGGGCCGCTGGCTGGGGGAGCGGTGCCTGAAGCTTCACGCGCTGCTTGGAAAGCAGCGCACCGACTCCACCTGGCGGCTGGTGGAGCAGGCCAAGACCTACATCGCCGGCCACTACGCCGACGGCGACCTGAGCGTGGAGACCCTCTGCTCCCACATCCACCTCTCCCCCACCTACTTCTCCACCCTCTTCAAGCGGGAGATGGGCCTCAGCTTCACCGCCTACGTCACCCAGGTCCGCATGGAGGAGGCCGCCCGCCTCCTCCGGGAGACCGACGAGAAGACCTACCGGGTGGCCGAGCGGACGGGCTACGCCGACCCCAACTATTTCAGCTATGTATTCAAGAAGCAGTTCGGCCTGTCCCCCTCCAAATTCCGGGCGGGGCTGAAAAACTGA
- the mglB_2 gene encoding D-galactose-binding periplasmic protein — translation MRLKIKSFSFRSPLSLALLLVLLLPACAGGQEEDDSLRIGVTLYDQDDTFISSMSQNLEQLVQEEESRIGQKITLFISDSRHNQTTQMDHVDRFLARGCDVLCVNMVDRTGAAVIVDKAAAEGVPVIFFNRQPVDEDIQRWEKSFYVGASAQESGTLEGRLVAEAWTSELERWDGNGDGILQYVMLEGEPGHQDALLRTEYTIQTITDQGIEVERLARDTANWNRAQAAARIASWLDEFGDQIEVVLSNNDDMALGAIDALKETGRPLKDWPLIVGIDATAPALEAVEAGQLYGTVFNDSRGQAQAILDLAMALCHGEDPAGAVELVDGHYVWLPYQLVTRENLALFQQGGG, via the coding sequence ATGCGCCTGAAAATCAAAAGCTTCTCTTTCCGGTCACCTCTTAGTCTGGCGCTATTGCTGGTCCTCCTTCTCCCCGCCTGCGCGGGCGGGCAGGAGGAGGACGACAGCCTGCGCATCGGCGTGACCCTCTATGACCAGGACGACACCTTTATCTCCTCCATGTCCCAGAATCTGGAGCAGCTGGTCCAGGAGGAGGAGAGCCGGATTGGCCAGAAAATCACCCTGTTCATCTCGGACAGCCGCCACAATCAGACCACCCAGATGGACCACGTGGACCGCTTCCTGGCCCGGGGGTGTGATGTGCTGTGCGTCAACATGGTGGACCGGACCGGGGCGGCGGTGATCGTGGACAAGGCGGCGGCGGAGGGGGTGCCGGTGATCTTCTTCAACCGCCAGCCGGTGGACGAGGACATCCAGCGCTGGGAAAAGTCCTTCTATGTGGGGGCCAGCGCCCAGGAGAGCGGCACCCTGGAGGGCCGGCTGGTGGCGGAGGCCTGGACCTCCGAGCTGGAGCGCTGGGACGGCAACGGGGACGGCATCCTGCAATACGTCATGCTGGAGGGAGAGCCGGGCCACCAGGACGCCCTCCTGCGCACCGAATACACCATCCAGACCATCACCGACCAGGGCATTGAGGTGGAGCGGCTGGCCCGGGACACCGCCAACTGGAACCGTGCCCAGGCCGCCGCCCGCATCGCCAGCTGGCTGGACGAGTTCGGGGACCAGATTGAGGTGGTGCTGTCCAACAACGACGACATGGCCCTGGGGGCCATCGACGCGCTGAAGGAGACGGGCCGTCCCTTGAAGGACTGGCCCCTGATCGTGGGCATCGACGCCACCGCGCCCGCCCTGGAGGCGGTGGAGGCCGGACAGCTCTACGGCACCGTCTTCAACGACAGCCGGGGGCAGGCCCAGGCCATTCTGGACCTGGCTATGGCCCTCTGTCACGGGGAGGACCCCGCCGGGGCGGTGGAGCTGGTGGACGGACACTACGTCTGGCTGCCCTACCAGCTGGTGACCCGGGAGAATCTGGCCCTCTTTCAGCAGGGGGGCGGATGA
- the prfB gene encoding Peptide chain release factor 2, which yields MLQFDEYKVKLNNLLPALKELAQALDLEGAGRELDMLQAESAADGFWDNLAKAQKVQQRIKNLQDKVDSQNKRQQQWDDLMALCEMGNEFEDESLIPELEEGFAALERGMETARLETLLTGEYDRSNVILTIHPGAGGTEAQDWAQMLYRMYTRWTERRGFTYQLMDYQEGDEAGIKSATIMIEGENAYGYLRGEHGVHRLVRVSPFDANARRQTSFASVEVMPDLPEDVEVDIRPEDIEMQVYRASGAGGQHVNKTSSAVRLIHKPTGVVVASQQERSQFQNKDNCMKMLRAKLVELQMQEKAEKISDLKGVQLKIEWGSQIRSYVFMPYQMVKDNRTAFETSNINSVMDGDLDGFVNAYLTAEATGNWATK from the coding sequence ATGCTCCAATTTGATGAATACAAGGTAAAGCTGAACAATCTGCTCCCGGCCCTCAAGGAGCTGGCCCAGGCTCTGGACCTGGAGGGGGCCGGGCGGGAGCTGGACATGCTCCAGGCCGAGTCCGCCGCCGACGGCTTCTGGGACAACCTGGCCAAGGCCCAGAAGGTACAGCAGCGCATCAAGAACCTCCAGGACAAGGTGGACAGCCAGAACAAGCGCCAGCAGCAGTGGGACGACCTGATGGCCCTGTGTGAGATGGGCAACGAGTTCGAGGACGAGTCCCTCATTCCCGAGCTGGAGGAGGGCTTCGCCGCTCTGGAGCGCGGCATGGAGACCGCCCGGCTGGAGACTCTGCTCACCGGGGAATACGACCGGTCCAACGTAATCCTGACCATCCACCCCGGCGCCGGGGGCACCGAGGCCCAGGACTGGGCCCAGATGCTCTATCGGATGTACACCCGCTGGACCGAGCGCCGGGGCTTCACCTACCAGCTGATGGACTATCAGGAGGGGGACGAAGCGGGCATCAAGTCGGCCACCATCATGATCGAGGGGGAGAACGCTTACGGCTACCTCCGGGGGGAGCACGGCGTCCACCGCCTGGTCCGGGTGTCCCCCTTCGACGCCAACGCCCGGCGGCAGACCTCCTTCGCCTCGGTGGAGGTGATGCCCGACCTGCCCGAGGACGTGGAGGTGGACATCCGCCCCGAGGACATCGAGATGCAGGTCTACCGGGCCTCCGGTGCCGGCGGACAGCACGTCAACAAGACCTCCTCCGCCGTCCGGCTTATCCACAAGCCCACCGGCGTGGTGGTGGCCTCCCAGCAGGAGCGGAGCCAGTTCCAGAACAAGGACAACTGTATGAAAATGCTCCGGGCCAAGCTGGTGGAGCTGCAAATGCAGGAGAAGGCGGAGAAGATCTCCGATTTGAAGGGCGTCCAGCTGAAAATCGAGTGGGGCAGTCAGATCCGCTCCTACGTCTTTATGCCTTACCAGATGGTGAAGGACAACCGCACTGCCTTCGAGACCAGCAACATCAACAGCGTCATGGACGGCGACCTGGACGGCTTCGTCAACGCCTACCTCACCGCCGAGGCCACGGGGAATTGGGCGACGAAATAA